The Calonectris borealis chromosome 13, bCalBor7.hap1.2, whole genome shotgun sequence genome contains a region encoding:
- the CYSLTR1 gene encoding cysteinyl leukotriene receptor 1: protein MPALFDNLSCHHSIDDFRNRVYSTLYSMISIMGFVGNGVVLYVLIRTYRQKTAFQVYMLNLAVSDFLCVCTLPLRVIYYVHKGNWFFSDFLCRVSSYALYVNLYCSIFFMTAMSFFRCIAIVFPVQNINLVTEKKAKFVCIGIWIFVTLTSAPFLRNGTYQHGNKTKCFEPPEDSQKTNLVVILDFIALFVGFIFPFIVITICYTMIIRTLLKNSLKKNQTNRKRAVWMIIIVTATFLVSFTPYHILRTVHLHVLRLKNASCEDAIYLQKSVVVTLPLAASNCCFDPLLYFFSGGNFRKRLTTFRKASSSSLTQAFRKKFSVKEKDEEPFGESHRWNGKAAVAPS, encoded by the coding sequence ATGCCGGCGCTGTTCGATAACCTGTCCTGCCATCACTCCATCGACGACTTCCGAAACCGAGTCTACTCCACGCTCTACTCCATGATCAGCATTATGGGCTTTGTCGGCAACGGCGTTGTGCTGTACGTCCTCATAAGAACATACCGGCAGAAGACAGCCTTCCAGGTGTACATGCTGAACCTCGCCGTGTCCGATTTCCTCTGCGTGTGCACCCTGCCCCTGCGTGTCATCTACTACGTCCACAAAGGGAACTGGTTCTTCAGTGACTTCCTATGCAGGGTCAGTTCCTACGCGCTGTACGTCAACCTGTactgcagcatttttttcatgACTGCAATGAGTTTCTTCCGTTGCATAGCCATCGTTTTTCCAGTCCAGAACATCAATTTGGTAACGGAGAAGAAGGCAAAATTTGTCTGcatcggcatctggatttttgtCACCCTGACAAGCGCTCCCTTTCTGCGAAACGGGACGTACCAACATGGCAACAAGACCAAGTGCTTCGAACCCCCAGAAGACTCTCAGAAGACAAATCTAGTCGTGATCCTGGATTTTATTGCCCTATTTGTGggtttcatttttccctttattgtcaTAACTATCTGCTACACCATGATCATAAGGACCTTACTGAAAAATTCCCTGAAGAAGAACCAGACTAACCGCAAGAGAGCGGTCTGGATGATCATCATCGTGACAGCCACCTTCTTGGTCAGCTTCACCCCGTACCACATTCTGCGTACGGTCCACCTCCACGTTCTGCGGCTGAAGAACGCCAGCTGCGAGGATGCCATATACCTACAGAAATCGGTCGTGGTAACGCTCCCCTTGGCAGCTTCCAACTGCTGCTTTGACCCACTTCTCTATTTCTTCTCAGGGGGCAACTTTCGGAAGAGACTTACCACGTTTAGGAAGGCTTCTTCCTCCAGCTTAACGCAAGCCTTCAGGAAAAAGTTCTCTGTAAAAGAGAAGGATGAGGAACCCTTTGGAGAAAGCCATAGGTGGAATGGAAAGGCAGCCGTGGCCCCTTCATAA